The proteins below are encoded in one region of Clostridium pasteurianum DSM 525 = ATCC 6013:
- a CDS encoding PAS domain-containing sensor histidine kinase, whose amino-acid sequence MKIFKYMKIYILLVTFILFINLLQIPVYSKDLNEKKILVIVSSENYIQLTDGNKLISWQNSMLSSISDVFIKNKENIHIDFQYLDCKHNSKEFLDEVYNLFKIKYANIKYDAIITIDDLNNVAFNFMMDYGENLFPNTPVVFSGISKFDSSLQKQHPQFTGIAKNTDIKSTLDAALKLHPQTKQIFVITDKDTYGIANRKIIEDLIPHYKNKVKFLFSEENNIYKLKTQIDNLPKDTIIYFSPGIKDNNNDNSISYKGASDILFKDAKVPIYSREGLKSNKYIVGGMVTYADTYGTEVGNLTLKVLNGKKPSDIDITRDNAHKYEFNYPQLKKFNIDTNSLPKNSVILNAPIKNNYLYKNIIIKISIMIIIFIIIMETFVIIISIYRRKLAEKSLSDNENLLRTFINSTPDIIYLKDFRNNFLEINDAALKILSINRKNCKNINSHKSNNLSDYTRNLLTKFNINDKRAWDTENIYRYEEIIPDTVNRANKIYDTLRVPLFDEDGNPKFMMLIGRDITEHKQNEKNEKLIKELKYYDELRSNFFSNISHELKTPLNLIFSALQFIELKNNKDKNTALEKYTGIMKQNCYRLLRIIDNLIDISKIDSGNFFTHFENKDIVYIVESIVMSVVDYVESKGIDIVFDTDVEEKIMAFDLDAMERIILNLLSNAIKFTPSGGNIEVNLHDRGESIVISIKDTGIGIPKDKQCSIFKKFIQVDKSLSRNREGSGIGLSLVSELVLLHRGTIEVESAPNKGSEFKITLPVGVLPEKENVKKHNELDKDYNIQRIKIEFSDIYDY is encoded by the coding sequence TTGAAAATTTTTAAATATATGAAAATCTATATATTGTTAGTAACCTTTATCCTGTTTATTAACCTGTTACAAATTCCTGTTTACTCAAAAGATCTGAATGAAAAAAAAATACTAGTTATAGTATCTAGTGAAAACTACATACAGTTAACAGATGGAAATAAACTTATATCTTGGCAAAACTCTATGTTATCTTCCATAAGTGATGTTTTTATAAAAAATAAAGAAAATATACATATAGATTTTCAATATTTAGACTGTAAACATAATTCAAAAGAATTTTTAGATGAAGTTTATAATTTATTTAAAATAAAATATGCCAATATCAAATACGACGCCATAATTACTATAGATGATTTAAATAATGTTGCCTTCAATTTTATGATGGATTACGGAGAAAATCTATTTCCAAATACACCAGTTGTATTTTCAGGAATATCTAAATTTGATAGTTCCCTGCAAAAGCAGCATCCTCAATTTACTGGAATAGCAAAAAATACTGATATAAAAAGCACTCTTGATGCGGCTTTAAAACTTCATCCTCAAACTAAGCAAATATTTGTAATTACAGATAAGGATACCTATGGCATTGCCAATAGAAAAATTATAGAAGATTTAATACCCCATTATAAAAATAAGGTTAAATTTTTGTTTTCTGAAGAAAATAATATATACAAATTGAAAACACAAATTGATAACCTTCCCAAGGATACAATAATCTATTTTTCTCCTGGTATTAAAGACAATAATAATGATAATTCAATTTCTTATAAGGGAGCTTCAGATATACTTTTTAAAGATGCCAAAGTCCCCATATATTCCAGAGAAGGCCTAAAAAGTAACAAGTATATCGTAGGTGGTATGGTAACCTACGCCGATACCTACGGTACTGAAGTGGGAAATTTAACTTTGAAAGTATTAAATGGTAAAAAGCCCTCTGATATAGATATTACACGAGATAATGCGCATAAATATGAATTTAACTATCCACAGTTAAAAAAGTTTAATATTGATACAAATTCCTTACCTAAGAATTCAGTAATATTAAATGCACCCATAAAAAATAACTACTTATATAAGAATATTATTATTAAAATTTCTATAATGATTATTATATTTATAATAATTATGGAAACCTTTGTAATAATTATTAGCATATATAGACGTAAACTGGCAGAAAAATCACTATCTGATAATGAAAATCTTTTAAGGACTTTTATAAATTCTACTCCAGATATAATTTACCTAAAAGATTTTAGAAACAACTTTTTGGAAATAAATGATGCTGCTTTAAAAATATTAAGTATAAACAGAAAGAATTGTAAGAATATTAATTCACATAAATCAAATAATTTATCAGACTATACTAGAAATCTACTTACAAAATTTAATATAAATGATAAAAGGGCTTGGGATACAGAAAATATCTATAGATATGAAGAGATCATTCCTGATACTGTGAATAGAGCAAATAAAATCTATGATACTTTGAGAGTACCTTTATTTGATGAAGATGGAAATCCTAAATTCATGATGCTGATAGGTCGTGATATAACTGAGCACAAGCAAAATGAAAAAAATGAAAAACTCATTAAGGAATTGAAATATTATGACGAGCTGAGAAGTAACTTTTTCTCAAATATTTCTCATGAACTTAAAACTCCTCTTAATTTAATCTTCAGTGCTCTTCAATTTATAGAATTAAAGAATAACAAAGATAAAAATACGGCATTAGAAAAATACACTGGAATAATGAAACAGAATTGCTATAGACTGCTTAGGATTATAGACAACCTTATAGATATAAGTAAAATTGATTCAGGTAATTTTTTTACACATTTTGAAAATAAAGATATAGTATACATAGTAGAAAGTATAGTAATGTCCGTGGTAGATTATGTAGAATCTAAAGGTATTGATATAGTCTTTGATACAGATGTAGAAGAAAAGATCATGGCCTTTGATCTGGATGCAATGGAGAGAATTATTCTTAATCTATTATCCAATGCAATAAAATTTACACCCAGCGGTGGCAACATAGAAGTCAATTTACATGATAGAGGAGAAAGTATTGTTATTTCCATAAAGGACACCGGTATAGGTATTCCTAAAGATAAACAATGTTCCATATTTAAGAAATTTATTCAGGTAGATAAATCCCTATCAAGAAATAGAGAAGGCAGTGGTATAGGTCTTTCTCTGGTAAGTGAATTAGTACTTTTACATAGAGGAACCATTGAAGTTGAAAGTGCTCCAAATAAAGGCAGTGAATTCAAAATAACTCTTCCTGTAGGAGTTCTACCAGAGAAGGAAAATGTAAAAAAACATAATGAATTGGATAAGGATTATAATATACAGAGAATTAAAATAGAGTTTTCAGATATATATGATTATTGA
- a CDS encoding DUF4130 domain-containing protein: protein MLIEVEGWRNLKCRSGHMPKRYWKYMTEFKDI from the coding sequence ATGCTTATTGAAGTAGAAGGATGGAGAAATCTAAAATGCCGAAGCGGCCATATGCCAAAGCGTTACTGGAAGTATATGACGGAGTTTAAGGATATATAG